In a genomic window of Candidatus Babeliales bacterium:
- a CDS encoding tyrosine-protein phosphatase, giving the protein MQKNWFLVFIGMLLCTSNCHGLAFFRQRLDNFFAVEKGALYRSRQLSPRRLQHYLKKHNIKTVINLRGTNTHKHWWRQELAAVDALDVKFFNISMNASGMSSKNNLVKLLSLYQNAPKPILIHCKSGTDRTGEAAALWVLEQQKRSKKAALKQFSFLKHGYITRRRPAKKLLIKIWQNYQWLVERYNPCHYAQLFS; this is encoded by the coding sequence ATGCAAAAAAATTGGTTCTTAGTTTTTATTGGCATGCTTTTATGCACATCAAACTGCCACGGGCTTGCTTTTTTTAGACAGCGACTCGACAATTTTTTTGCTGTTGAAAAGGGAGCGCTTTACCGCTCTCGCCAACTATCACCCCGCCGCTTACAGCATTATCTCAAAAAACATAACATAAAAACGGTTATTAACTTGCGCGGCACCAACACACACAAACACTGGTGGCGCCAAGAGCTTGCCGCGGTTGACGCCCTTGACGTAAAATTTTTTAATATCAGCATGAACGCGAGCGGCATGTCGAGCAAAAATAACCTAGTTAAACTCCTCTCACTCTACCAAAACGCCCCAAAGCCAATCTTAATTCATTGCAAAAGCGGCACCGACCGCACCGGCGAAGCGGCAGCACTCTGGGTTTTGGAACAGCAAAAGCGCAGCAAAAAAGCAGCATTAAAACAATTCTCATTTTTAAAGCACGGCTACATAACACGCCGCCGCCCTGCCAAAAAATTGCTCATTAAAATATGGCAAAATTATCAATGGCTGGTTGAACGCTACAACCCTTGCCATTACGCTCAACTTTTCTCATAA